From the genome of Elusimicrobiota bacterium, one region includes:
- a CDS encoding tetratricopeptide repeat protein yields the protein LDLTIHRNCSGFLCIPVLQGYSIFVNEQYVSTFISKNLPNYRLYYFVTCLSAEFGVGLGWPYLGVKYNFSQRLGSELRWATGEGINVYAGRGYWNYYLGSDAEAHSSQPFSAAEVEAHKGLKPRLQGTSGLVKRRLQLFTGLEGGYISFDTLDIKGTGYEGAVFFGGEYFIFKNFSFALDFAPTFIGLKSDEFKIDGVEWVANLAVYYYFTRNRHETRHGTDAERERGTDAELKGEIVTKTDAKVTDFVGTEASATARNDRQMTDVEKRKLMSEHYNKAGQLYQQKKYEEAIKEWQEVLKLDPEHKLSQQKIETARKHIK from the coding sequence GCTTGACTTAACTATTCATAGGAATTGTTCAGGTTTCTTGTGCATCCCTGTTTTACAGGGTTATTCCATTTTTGTCAATGAACAATATGTTTCAACATTTATTAGCAAAAATTTGCCAAACTACAGACTTTATTACTTTGTTACCTGCCTTTCTGCTGAATTTGGTGTTGGACTCGGATGGCCTTATCTTGGTGTGAAGTATAATTTTTCACAGCGGCTCGGTTCTGAATTGCGGTGGGCAACTGGTGAAGGAATAAATGTTTATGCAGGTAGAGGATATTGGAATTATTATTTGGGTTCCGACGCTGAAGCCCATAGTAGCCAACCCTTCAGTGCCGCCGAGGTTGAAGCCCACAAGGGGCTGAAACCACGGCTACAAGGCACTTCAGGGTTGGTGAAGCGTCGGCTACAATTATTTACCGGGCTTGAAGGTGGCTATATTTCATTTGATACATTAGATATAAAAGGCACTGGTTATGAAGGTGCGGTATTTTTTGGTGGCGAGTATTTTATTTTCAAGAACTTTTCTTTTGCTCTTGATTTTGCACCGACATTTATCGGCTTGAAATCAGATGAATTCAAGATAGATGGCGTGGAATGGGTCGCGAATTTGGCGGTGTATTATTACTTCACACGGAACAGACACGAAACAAGACACGGAACAGACGCGGAAAGAGAACGCGGAACTGACGCAGAACTGAAAGGCGAGATTGTTACGAAAACCGACGCTAAAGTGACCGACTTTGTCGGCACTGAAGCGTCGGCTACGGCTCGCAATGACAGGCAAATGACCGATGTAGAAAAAAGGAAACTTATGTCGGAACATTACAATAAAGCGGGGCAGTTGTATCAGCAGAAAAAATATGAAGAAGCAATAAAAGAATGGCAGGAAGTACTGAAACTTGACCCTGAACACAAATTATCTCAGCAGAAAATAGAAACTGCCAGAAAACATATAAAGTAG
- a CDS encoding TIM-barrel domain-containing protein has protein sequence MLIKKIQEKPVQYLVSQNYRLTLYSSSLVRVEFSKKGLFDDENPLILEPSFGESVSHKIRQTKKFFILSTDYFELKLMPDGRQFDIGNLYFRIRENSYTWQPGIIDTQNVGGAMLDLYKFPEGKYQERFTDGLISKNGYFVFRNHCEFLWDTTKNWIKRKSDWAAQDWYLFGYGSDYKKAFSDFVKLFGKIPLVPKWVFGYWYSRWYKFKDTDILDVIKKLKDTDIPIDVFVIDTDWRGGRKGGSTWNGYEWNKELFPNPQAFIQELKRQNIHTCLNDHPGYGQSDELPQSDTYREKIKARIPDINEYRIRWSDKRYVYSWLDEIFTKFLKDGIDFWWVDGWGATDMLPDLSSQQWVNKWYFESAKRTGTHNRPLILSRWGGLGSHKYPVQFSGDTHSSYDTLKYQISFTHKGGNIGAAYWSHDIGGFLGDSSGDDRDILGGNNTPSIGKISDELFIRWLQFGCFAPVLRTHSSGASRNIWDYSEDIIKIFRKYLKIRYALFPYFYRLARECYDTGMPLIRGLYLEYPDDENAYLNDDEYLIGNSILVAPAYGPGNVFEREVYFPKGNWIPLESGSNSSRQLIADYLNPFIKGPCKKRIKIPIDKIPVYIKLGSIISTYPIKQNLSNKPTEIEFNIFPEISSRQLIADYYEDDGLTQEYLKRQFLTQKISVLKSKKETKIEIFPVVGSYTDCPKEISYKLNVFWDKKKLKSVFVNNAQKEIKYTQKIFSGTVVSFFTFLQLELGHYSRDKKIEIIIK, from the coding sequence ATGTTGATAAAAAAAATACAGGAAAAACCAGTTCAATATCTTGTTTCGCAAAATTATCGGCTTACACTGTATTCTTCATCACTTGTGCGAGTTGAGTTTTCTAAAAAAGGGCTTTTTGATGATGAGAATCCGCTGATTTTAGAACCGTCGTTTGGTGAATCAGTATCTCATAAAATCAGACAAACGAAAAAATTTTTTATACTATCAACCGATTATTTTGAACTGAAACTTATGCCTGATGGTCGGCAGTTTGATATAGGGAATCTGTATTTCAGAATTAGAGAAAATAGTTATACTTGGCAGCCGGGAATTATTGATACTCAAAATGTTGGTGGTGCAATGCTGGATTTATACAAATTCCCGGAAGGAAAATATCAGGAACGGTTCACAGACGGGCTTATATCAAAAAACGGCTATTTTGTATTCAGGAACCATTGCGAGTTTTTATGGGATACTACGAAAAATTGGATTAAACGAAAAAGCGACTGGGCAGCACAGGATTGGTATCTGTTCGGATACGGGTCTGACTACAAAAAAGCGTTTTCGGATTTTGTGAAACTTTTTGGCAAAATACCGCTGGTGCCTAAATGGGTATTCGGATACTGGTATTCAAGATGGTATAAGTTCAAAGATACGGATATTCTCGATGTAATAAAAAAATTAAAAGATACCGATATACCAATAGATGTTTTTGTGATAGATACTGACTGGCGTGGTGGGCGGAAGGGGGGGAGCACATGGAACGGTTATGAATGGAACAAAGAACTTTTTCCGAATCCACAAGCGTTTATTCAAGAGTTAAAAAGACAGAATATTCATACCTGCCTCAATGACCATCCCGGCTACGGTCAATCTGACGAATTACCGCAATCCGACACTTACCGAGAAAAAATAAAAGCACGGATTCCTGATATCAACGAATACCGTATCAGATGGTCTGATAAACGATATGTTTATAGTTGGCTGGACGAAATTTTTACAAAATTTCTGAAAGATGGCATTGACTTCTGGTGGGTTGACGGCTGGGGTGCAACCGATATGCTACCTGATTTATCGTCACAGCAGTGGGTTAATAAATGGTATTTTGAATCAGCCAAAAGGACAGGCACTCACAATCGCCCGCTTATACTTTCACGCTGGGGTGGATTGGGCTCGCATAAATATCCAGTTCAATTCTCAGGCGATACACATTCATCATATGATACATTAAAATACCAGATTTCATTCACACATAAAGGCGGGAATATCGGCGCGGCATACTGGTCGCATGATATTGGTGGCTTTTTAGGCGATAGCAGCGGTGACGACCGCGATATACTTGGCGGAAACAATACTCCATCAATCGGCAAAATCAGTGATGAACTTTTTATCCGATGGCTACAATTCGGCTGTTTCGCACCTGTTTTAAGAACGCATTCTTCGGGTGCAAGCCGAAATATATGGGATTATTCTGAGGATATAATTAAGATATTCAGAAAATACTTGAAAATAAGGTATGCATTATTTCCATATTTTTATAGATTAGCACGCGAATGTTACGATACCGGTATGCCGCTGATACGAGGTCTTTATTTAGAATATCCTGACGACGAAAATGCGTATTTGAACGATGACGAATATCTAATCGGGAACTCTATATTAGTTGCACCTGCATATGGTCCTGGTAATGTTTTTGAACGAGAGGTCTATTTCCCGAAAGGCAACTGGATCCCACTTGAATCAGGTAGTAATAGTAGTCGGCAATTAATTGCCGACTACTTAAATCCATTTATCAAAGGACCCTGTAAAAAGAGAATCAAAATTCCGATTGATAAAATCCCGGTTTATATAAAACTGGGATCAATTATTTCTACCTATCCTATAAAACAAAATCTAAGTAACAAACCAACAGAAATTGAATTTAACATATTCCCAGAAATAAGTAGTCGGCAATTAATTGCCGACTACTACGAAGATGACGGTTTAACACAGGAGTATCTTAAAAGACAATTCTTGACACAAAAAATTAGTGTGCTTAAATCCAAAAAAGAAACCAAAATTGAAATATTCCCTGTTGTCGGAAGTTATACAGATTGTCCAAAAGAGATTTCATATAAATTAAATGTTTTTTGGGACAAAAAAAAGCTCAAATCCGTTTTTGTAAATAATGCACAAAAAGAAATCAAGTATACCCAAAAAATATTTTCAGGAACGGTTGTTTCTTTCTTTACATTCTTACAACTTGAACTTGGACATTACAGCCGGGATAAAAAGATTGAAATCATTATAAAATGA